A portion of the Pseudomonas sp. GR 6-02 genome contains these proteins:
- a CDS encoding PA4575 family protein, with the protein MSRNLCLTRQCLGLVTRIECAIRPLAGDTGMWTLLFAAGMAGEQPSAIKAQGPFRGPVVAESILDTIVESLTLHGYELADDPQIWCLHLQAQLREINGGRFHNLAGPGFRPEG; encoded by the coding sequence ATGTCGCGCAACCTCTGCCTCACCCGTCAATGCCTGGGCCTTGTGACCCGTATCGAATGTGCTATCCGCCCGCTGGCGGGAGATACGGGCATGTGGACCTTGCTTTTTGCCGCCGGAATGGCCGGCGAGCAACCTTCAGCCATCAAGGCTCAAGGCCCGTTCCGTGGGCCGGTCGTGGCTGAATCGATCCTCGACACCATCGTCGAAAGTCTGACCCTGCATGGCTACGAGCTGGCCGATGACCCGCAAATCTGGTGCCTGCACCTGCAAGCCCAGTTGCGAGAGATCAACGGTGGCCGTTTCCACAACCTTGCCGGTCCCGGGTTTCGACCTGAAGGCTGA
- a CDS encoding FKBP-type peptidyl-prolyl cis-trans isomerase, protein MSEVNLSTDETRVSYGIGRQLGDQLRDNPPPGVSLDAILAGLTDAFAGKPSRVGQEEMSASFKVIREIMQAEAAAKAEAAAGEGLAFLAENAKREGITTLASGLQFEVLAQGEGAKPTREDQVRTHYHGTLIDGTVFDSSYERGQPAEFPVGGVIAGWTEALQLMNAGSKWRLYVPSELAYGAQGVGSIPPHSVLVFDVELLDVL, encoded by the coding sequence ATGTCCGAAGTAAATCTGTCCACCGATGAAACCCGCGTCAGCTACGGCATTGGCCGTCAGTTGGGCGACCAGCTGCGTGACAATCCGCCACCGGGCGTGAGCCTGGACGCAATCCTGGCGGGTCTGACCGACGCGTTCGCCGGCAAGCCAAGCCGTGTGGGTCAGGAAGAAATGTCAGCCAGCTTCAAAGTGATCCGCGAGATCATGCAAGCTGAAGCGGCTGCCAAGGCTGAAGCTGCTGCTGGCGAAGGTCTGGCTTTCCTGGCTGAAAACGCCAAGCGTGAAGGCATCACTACTCTGGCTTCGGGCCTGCAATTTGAAGTGCTGGCTCAAGGTGAAGGCGCCAAGCCAACCCGTGAAGATCAAGTGCGCACTCACTACCACGGCACTCTGATCGACGGCACTGTGTTCGACAGCTCCTACGAGCGCGGCCAGCCTGCAGAATTCCCGGTAGGCGGCGTTATCGCTGGCTGGACCGAAGCCCTGCAACTGATGAACGCGGGCAGCAAATGGCGTCTGTACGTGCCGAGCGAACTGGCTTACGGCGCTCAAGGCGTAGGCAGCATTCCGCCGCACAGCGTACTGGTATTCGACGTCGAACTGCTCGACGTTCTGTAA
- a CDS encoding CreA family protein: MRVAKGLLGLLLAMPLLASAEEIGQVSTVFKFVGPNDRIVVEAFDDPKVEGVTCYLSRAKTGGVKGGLGLAEDRAEASIACRQVGPISFKGELKDGEEVFKERTSLVFKTMQVVRFLDKKRNTLVYLVYSDRLIEGSPQNAVTAIPILPWTHAQ, translated from the coding sequence ATGCGTGTGGCAAAAGGATTATTGGGCTTGTTGTTGGCGATGCCGTTGCTGGCCTCGGCCGAGGAAATTGGCCAGGTGTCGACGGTGTTCAAATTCGTTGGCCCGAACGACCGTATTGTTGTCGAGGCGTTTGATGATCCGAAAGTGGAGGGCGTGACCTGTTACCTGTCGCGTGCCAAGACGGGTGGCGTGAAAGGTGGTCTGGGATTGGCCGAGGATCGCGCCGAGGCGTCTATTGCATGTCGCCAGGTCGGGCCGATCAGCTTCAAGGGTGAGCTCAAGGATGGCGAGGAGGTATTCAAGGAGCGCACCTCGCTGGTATTCAAGACTATGCAGGTAGTGCGATTCCTCGACAAGAAGCGCAATACCCTGGTGTATCTGGTCTACAGCGATCGCTTGATCGAGGGCAGTCCGCAGAATGCAGTGACGGCAATTCCGATTCTGCCGTGGACGCACGCTCAGTAA
- the rpmA gene encoding 50S ribosomal protein L27, whose translation MAHKKAGGSTRNGRDSEAKRLGVKMYGGQVIKAGNIIVRQRGTQFHAGYGVGMGKDHTLFAKIEGVIKFEVKGAFGRRYVSVVAA comes from the coding sequence ATGGCACACAAAAAAGCTGGTGGTAGTACCCGTAACGGTCGCGACTCAGAAGCCAAACGCCTTGGCGTGAAGATGTATGGCGGCCAGGTCATCAAGGCCGGTAACATCATCGTGCGTCAGCGCGGCACCCAATTCCACGCTGGCTACGGCGTTGGTATGGGTAAAGATCACACCCTCTTCGCGAAAATCGAAGGCGTGATCAAGTTTGAAGTAAAAGGCGCCTTCGGTCGTCGTTACGTGAGCGTCGTCGCAGCTTAA
- a CDS encoding Lon protease family protein: MPDPVAASLRLAPEALTRPFSAEQFSFSTTNDLEPFRGVLGQERAVEALQFGVAMPRPGYNVFVMGEPGTGRFSFVKRYLKAEGKRLQTPADWVYVNNFDEPREPRALELPSGTAGAFIGDINGLIDNLLATFPAVFEHPSYQQKKSAIDRAFNQRYDRALDVIERLALEKDVALYRDSSNIAFTPMSEGKALDEAEFAQLPEAERERFHDDISGLEERLNEELASLPQWKRESSNQLRQLNEETITLALQPLLAPLSEKYAENAGVCGYLQAMQVYLLKTVVEQLVDDSKTDAIARKLLEEQYAPSLVVGHPHSGGAPVVFEPHPTYDNLFGRIEYSTDQGALYTTYRQLRPGALHRANGGFLILEAEKMLSEPFVWDALKRALQSRKLKMESPLGELGRLATVTLTPQHIPLQVKVVIIGARQLYYTLQDLDPDFQEMFRVLVDFDEDIPMVDESLEQFAQLLKTRTSEEGMAPLTADAVARLATYSARLAEHQGRLSARIGDLFQLVSEADFIRDLAGDEMTDAGHIERALKAKATRTGRVSARILDDMLAGIILIDTDGAAVGKCNGLTVLEVGDSAFGIPARISATVYPGGSGIVDIEREVNLGQPIHSKGVMILTGYLGSRYAQEFPLAISASIALEQSYGYVDGDSASLGEACTLISALSKTPLKQCFAITGSINQFGEVQAVGGVNEKIEGFFRLCEARGLTGEQGAIIPQANVATLMLDEKVLAAVRAGQFHVYAVRQADEALSLLVGEPAGTPDENGDFPEGSVNARVVERLRVIAEMVSDEDLKEAEKELAQEALLEVKPA; the protein is encoded by the coding sequence ATGCCTGATCCTGTTGCTGCCAGCTTGCGTCTAGCGCCTGAAGCGCTGACCCGTCCGTTTTCCGCTGAACAGTTCAGCTTCTCTACCACCAATGATCTGGAGCCCTTCCGCGGTGTGCTTGGCCAGGAACGTGCGGTCGAAGCCTTGCAGTTCGGTGTGGCCATGCCGCGCCCCGGTTACAACGTGTTCGTCATGGGCGAGCCCGGCACCGGCCGGTTTTCGTTCGTCAAACGCTACCTCAAGGCCGAAGGCAAACGCCTGCAGACCCCGGCCGACTGGGTCTACGTCAATAATTTCGATGAGCCTCGCGAGCCTCGCGCCCTGGAATTGCCGTCGGGCACCGCCGGGGCTTTTATCGGTGACATCAACGGCTTGATCGACAACCTGCTGGCGACCTTTCCGGCAGTATTCGAGCACCCGTCCTACCAGCAGAAGAAAAGCGCCATCGACCGTGCGTTCAACCAGCGTTATGACCGTGCGCTGGATGTGATCGAGCGTCTGGCGCTGGAGAAAGACGTCGCGCTCTACCGCGACAGCAGCAACATTGCCTTCACCCCGATGAGCGAAGGCAAGGCCCTGGATGAGGCGGAATTCGCCCAGTTGCCGGAAGCCGAGCGCGAGCGCTTTCACGATGACATTTCCGGGCTCGAAGAGCGGTTGAACGAAGAGCTCGCCAGCCTGCCGCAATGGAAGCGCGAGTCGAGCAATCAGCTGCGCCAGCTCAACGAAGAAACCATCACCCTGGCCTTGCAGCCCTTGCTGGCGCCGCTGTCGGAAAAGTATGCGGAAAACGCAGGGGTTTGCGGTTACTTGCAAGCGATGCAGGTGTACCTGCTCAAAACGGTGGTCGAGCAACTGGTGGATGACAGCAAGACCGACGCCATCGCCCGCAAATTGCTTGAAGAGCAATACGCCCCGAGCCTGGTGGTCGGGCATCCGCACAGCGGCGGTGCGCCGGTGGTGTTCGAGCCGCACCCGACCTACGACAACCTGTTCGGCCGCATCGAATACAGCACCGATCAGGGCGCGCTCTACACCACCTATCGGCAGTTGCGACCGGGTGCATTGCACCGGGCCAACGGCGGTTTCCTGATCCTCGAAGCGGAAAAAATGCTCAGCGAGCCATTCGTGTGGGATGCGCTCAAGCGTGCCTTGCAATCGCGCAAGCTGAAAATGGAATCCCCGCTGGGTGAGCTGGGCCGTCTGGCCACCGTGACGCTGACGCCGCAACACATTCCGTTGCAGGTCAAAGTCGTGATCATCGGCGCCCGGCAGCTCTACTACACGCTGCAAGACCTCGATCCGGACTTCCAGGAGATGTTCCGCGTCCTGGTGGATTTCGACGAAGACATTCCGATGGTCGACGAAAGCCTGGAGCAGTTCGCCCAGTTGCTCAAAACCCGTACCTCGGAAGAAGGCATGGCGCCGCTGACCGCGGATGCGGTGGCGCGTCTGGCGACTTACAGCGCACGTCTGGCCGAGCACCAGGGACGTTTGTCGGCACGGATCGGCGATCTGTTCCAACTGGTCAGCGAGGCGGATTTCATTCGTGACCTGGCGGGTGACGAGATGACTGACGCCGGGCACATCGAGCGTGCGCTCAAGGCCAAGGCTACCCGTACCGGACGAGTTTCGGCGCGGATTCTCGATGACATGCTGGCCGGGATCATTCTGATCGACACCGATGGCGCGGCGGTCGGCAAGTGCAACGGGCTGACGGTACTGGAAGTCGGCGATTCGGCCTTCGGGATACCGGCGCGGATTTCCGCCACGGTGTATCCGGGCGGCAGCGGCATCGTCGACATCGAGCGCGAGGTCAACCTCGGCCAGCCGATTCACTCCAAAGGCGTGATGATCCTCACCGGGTACCTGGGCAGCCGCTATGCCCAGGAATTCCCGTTGGCGATTTCCGCAAGCATCGCCCTGGAGCAGTCCTACGGTTACGTCGACGGCGACAGCGCATCGTTGGGCGAGGCCTGCACGCTGATCTCGGCCTTGTCGAAAACTCCACTCAAGCAGTGCTTTGCGATTACCGGTTCGATCAACCAGTTCGGTGAAGTGCAGGCGGTAGGCGGGGTCAACGAGAAGATCGAAGGCTTCTTCCGGCTCTGCGAGGCTCGCGGCCTGACGGGCGAGCAGGGAGCGATCATTCCTCAGGCCAACGTCGCCACGCTGATGCTTGACGAGAAGGTGCTGGCGGCGGTGCGCGCGGGGCAGTTCCATGTCTACGCGGTGCGCCAGGCCGACGAAGCCCTGAGCCTGCTGGTCGGCGAGCCGGCCGGTACGCCGGATGAGAATGGCGACTTTCCCGAGGGCAGCGTCAACGCGCGGGTGGTGGAACGCTTGCGGGTGATCGCGGAAATGGTCAGCGACGAAGACCTCAAGGAGGCCGAAAAAGAGTTGGCGCAGGAAGCCTTGCTGGAAGTCAAACCGGCCTGA
- the rplU gene encoding 50S ribosomal protein L21, translating into MSYAVIVTGGKQYKVAPGEYLKIEKLEIATGESVTFDRVLLVANGDDVNIGAPVVPGATVVAEVISQGRHDKVRIIKFRRRKHHMKRMGHRQWYTEIKITGIQA; encoded by the coding sequence ATGTCTTATGCAGTAATCGTTACTGGTGGCAAGCAGTACAAAGTTGCTCCAGGTGAATACCTGAAGATCGAAAAACTGGAAATCGCTACCGGCGAATCCGTAACTTTTGATCGCGTTCTGTTGGTTGCCAATGGCGACGACGTGAATATCGGCGCTCCAGTTGTTCCTGGCGCTACCGTTGTGGCTGAAGTGATCTCCCAAGGTCGTCACGATAAAGTCCGCATCATCAAGTTCCGTCGCCGTAAGCACCACATGAAGCGTATGGGCCACCGCCAGTGGTACACCGAGATCAAAATCACCGGTATTCAGGCTTAA
- a CDS encoding DUF3015 domain-containing protein has protein sequence MKRILLGTLFTVVSINAMAQAPGGPDCGWGNMLFEGQRGTPAHFLASTTNGTSGNATFGMTSGTNGCSTNAALTYGGKSWIAMNGMMNELSEDMAKGQGEALTTYAVVLGVAPEDRAHFAAVTHQHFQQIFSKADVTAEDVHTNTLAVLKNDPRLAKYATQA, from the coding sequence ATGAAACGGATTCTTCTTGGTACTCTCTTCACCGTTGTATCCATCAACGCCATGGCTCAGGCGCCAGGCGGTCCGGACTGCGGTTGGGGCAACATGCTGTTCGAAGGTCAGCGTGGCACCCCGGCACACTTCCTGGCATCCACCACCAACGGCACCTCCGGTAATGCAACTTTCGGCATGACCTCCGGCACCAACGGTTGCTCGACCAATGCGGCGCTGACCTATGGCGGCAAATCCTGGATTGCCATGAATGGCATGATGAACGAGCTGTCCGAAGACATGGCTAAAGGTCAGGGCGAAGCGCTGACCACTTACGCCGTGGTACTGGGCGTGGCGCCGGAAGACCGTGCGCACTTCGCCGCCGTGACTCATCAACACTTCCAGCAAATTTTCAGCAAGGCTGACGTGACCGCTGAAGACGTGCATACCAATACCCTGGCCGTATTGAAGAACGATCCTCGTCTGGCCAAGTACGCCACTCAAGCTTAA
- a CDS encoding zinc ribbon domain-containing protein YjdM, whose protein sequence is MSTLPPCPKCNSEYTYEDGAQLICPECAHEWSATGEAEVASDDTVKKDSVGNVLQDGDTITVIKDLKVKGTSLVVKVGTKVKNIRLCDGDHDIDCKIDGIGPMKLKSEFVRKV, encoded by the coding sequence GTGAGCACGTTGCCACCCTGCCCGAAATGCAATTCCGAATACACCTACGAAGACGGCGCACAGCTGATCTGCCCGGAGTGCGCCCATGAGTGGTCCGCCACTGGCGAAGCCGAAGTAGCGTCCGACGATACCGTGAAAAAGGACTCGGTCGGCAATGTGCTGCAGGACGGCGATACCATCACCGTGATCAAGGACCTCAAGGTCAAAGGCACTTCCCTGGTGGTCAAGGTCGGCACCAAGGTCAAGAACATCCGCCTGTGCGATGGCGACCACGACATCGACTGCAAGATCGACGGCATCGGCCCGATGAAACTCAAATCCGAGTTCGTCAGAAAAGTCTGA
- the cgtA gene encoding Obg family GTPase CgtA — protein sequence MKFVDEVSIRVKAGDGGNGCMSFRREKFIENGGPNGGDGGDGGSIYMMADENLNTLVDYRYTRHFDAERGSNGGSTDCTGKKGEDLILRVPVGTTVIDSATQEVIGDLTKAGQKLMVVQGGWHGLGNTRFKSSTNRAPRQTTPGKPGEQRDLKLEMKVLADVGLLGLPNAGKSTFIRSVSAAKPKVADYPFTTLVPNLGVVSVDRWKSFVVADIPGLIEGASDGAGLGIRFLKHLSRTRLLLHLVDMAPLDDTSAPDAAEVIVSELTKFSPSLAERDRWLVLNKCDQILEEEHDARVKEIVDRLEWTGPVYVISAIAKQGTERLCHDIMRYLEDRADRLANDPAYKEELAELDQRIEDEARAQLQALDDQRALRRSGVKSVHDIGDDDWDEEDVDDEDGPEIIYVRD from the coding sequence ATGAAGTTTGTTGATGAAGTATCGATTCGAGTAAAGGCCGGCGACGGTGGCAACGGTTGCATGAGTTTCCGTCGAGAAAAATTCATCGAAAACGGCGGCCCGAACGGCGGCGATGGTGGTGATGGTGGTTCCATCTACATGATGGCCGACGAAAACCTGAACACCCTGGTCGACTACCGTTACACCCGCCACTTCGATGCCGAGCGCGGTTCCAACGGTGGTAGTACCGACTGCACCGGCAAAAAAGGTGAGGATCTGATCCTGCGGGTGCCGGTAGGTACCACAGTGATCGACTCTGCCACCCAGGAAGTCATTGGCGACCTGACCAAGGCCGGCCAGAAGCTGATGGTGGTTCAGGGCGGCTGGCACGGTCTGGGTAACACTCGTTTCAAATCCAGTACCAACCGTGCGCCGCGCCAGACTACGCCGGGCAAGCCGGGTGAGCAGCGCGACCTGAAACTGGAAATGAAGGTGTTGGCGGACGTCGGTCTGCTCGGTTTGCCGAACGCCGGCAAAAGTACCTTCATTCGCTCGGTGTCGGCCGCCAAGCCGAAAGTCGCCGACTACCCGTTCACCACATTGGTGCCGAACCTGGGTGTGGTCAGTGTCGATCGCTGGAAGAGCTTCGTGGTCGCGGATATTCCGGGCTTGATCGAAGGTGCTTCCGACGGCGCGGGCCTGGGGATTCGCTTCCTCAAGCACTTGTCGCGTACGCGTCTGCTGCTGCACCTCGTCGACATGGCGCCGCTGGATGACACCAGTGCGCCGGATGCCGCTGAAGTGATCGTCAGCGAGCTGACCAAGTTCAGCCCGTCCCTGGCCGAGCGTGATCGCTGGCTGGTGCTGAACAAGTGTGACCAGATCCTTGAGGAAGAGCACGATGCTCGCGTCAAGGAGATCGTTGATCGTCTGGAGTGGACTGGTCCGGTCTATGTGATCTCGGCGATCGCCAAGCAAGGCACCGAGCGTCTGTGCCACGACATCATGCGTTACCTGGAAGATCGCGCCGATCGCCTGGCTAACGACCCGGCCTACAAGGAAGAGCTGGCTGAGCTCGATCAGCGCATCGAAGATGAAGCGCGCGCCCAGTTGCAGGCGCTGGACGATCAGCGTGCTCTGCGCCGCAGCGGCGTGAAGTCGGTCCATGACATCGGTGACGACGATTGGGACGAAGAAGATGTGGATGACGAAGACGGTCCGGAAATCATTTACGTGCGTGACTGA
- a CDS encoding PA4570 family protein — MTYLIDAWLDRPHPYLRILHRETGEVCAVLEEEALNELQDQGDLDVNGLSSSEPVVLKELVRNLFLFCYARALRPSHDLNTKFEV, encoded by the coding sequence ATGACTTATTTGATCGATGCCTGGCTGGACCGCCCACATCCCTACCTCAGAATCCTGCATCGGGAAACCGGGGAAGTCTGTGCGGTGCTTGAAGAAGAAGCCTTGAACGAGCTGCAGGATCAGGGTGATCTGGACGTCAACGGCCTGAGTTCCAGCGAGCCGGTGGTGCTCAAGGAACTGGTGCGCAATCTGTTTCTGTTTTGCTATGCCCGGGCGTTGCGCCCGAGTCATGATCTGAATACCAAGTTCGAGGTATGA
- a CDS encoding polyprenyl synthetase family protein, which produces MQPQAFYRAVADDFSAVDGIIKKQLTSRVPLVSKIGDYITSAGGKRLRPLLVLLCGKALGREGDDLRLLAATIEFLHTATLLHDDVVDMSGMRRGRSTANAMWGNAPSVLVGDFLYSRSFEMMVELGSMPVMKILSQATRIIAEGEVLQLSKVRDASTTEETYMEVIRGKTAMLFEASTHSAAALAGASLEQSEALRTFGDHLGVAFQLVDDLLDYRGDAETLGKNVGDDLAEGKPTLPLIYTMREGTPEQAALVRQAIQKGGIEDLESIREAVEASGSLDYTAQLARDYVARAIKCLGALPASEYRDALVELSEFAVARTH; this is translated from the coding sequence ATGCAACCCCAAGCTTTCTACCGCGCGGTGGCGGACGATTTTAGCGCCGTCGACGGCATCATCAAGAAGCAGCTGACTTCCCGAGTGCCGCTGGTATCGAAAATCGGCGACTACATTACCTCGGCTGGCGGCAAACGCCTGCGTCCCTTGCTCGTGCTGCTGTGCGGCAAGGCACTGGGCCGCGAAGGCGATGACCTGCGCCTGCTGGCCGCGACCATCGAGTTTCTGCACACCGCCACCCTGCTGCACGACGACGTCGTCGACATGTCCGGCATGCGCCGTGGCCGTTCGACCGCCAATGCCATGTGGGGCAACGCGCCGAGCGTGCTGGTGGGCGACTTCCTGTATTCGCGTTCTTTCGAAATGATGGTCGAACTGGGCTCCATGCCGGTAATGAAGATCCTTTCGCAAGCCACGCGCATCATCGCTGAAGGCGAGGTGCTACAGCTGTCGAAGGTCCGCGACGCCAGCACCACCGAAGAAACCTACATGGAAGTCATTCGCGGCAAAACCGCGATGCTCTTCGAGGCTTCGACCCACAGCGCCGCAGCCCTGGCCGGCGCCTCGCTGGAACAGAGCGAAGCGCTACGCACCTTCGGCGATCACCTGGGCGTGGCCTTCCAACTGGTCGATGACCTGCTGGACTACCGTGGCGATGCCGAGACTCTGGGCAAGAACGTCGGTGACGATCTGGCCGAGGGCAAGCCGACGCTGCCGCTGATCTACACCATGCGCGAAGGCACTCCGGAGCAGGCCGCACTGGTTCGTCAGGCGATCCAGAAAGGTGGCATCGAAGACCTGGAAAGCATTCGCGAAGCGGTCGAAGCTTCCGGCTCGCTGGATTACACCGCGCAACTGGCCCGCGACTACGTGGCCCGTGCGATCAAGTGCCTCGGCGCCCTGCCCGCCAGCGAATACCGGGATGCGCTGGTGGAATTGAGTGAGTTTGCGGTCGCTCGCACGCACTGA
- the proB gene encoding glutamate 5-kinase, producing MRSKVTGAQRWVVKIGSALLTADGKGLDRAAMGVWVEQMVALHEAGVELVLVSSGAVAAGMSRLGWTSRPSAMHELQAAAAIGQMGLVQAWESSFAEHGRHTAQILLTHDDLSDRKRYLNARSTLRALVELKVIPVINENDTVVTDEIRFGDNDTLAALVANLVEADLLVILTDRDGMFDADPRNNPDAKLIYEARADDPALDAVAGGTGGALGRGGMQTKLRAARLAARSGAHTIIVGGRIERVLDRLKAGERIGTLLSPERGMLAARKQWLAGHLQTRGTLVLDAGAVTALSQGNKSLLPVGVKLVQGSFRRGEMVVCVAPDGREIARGLANYSALEAQKIIGQSSEAIIGLLGYMAEPELVHRDNLILV from the coding sequence ATGCGGAGCAAGGTGACAGGTGCGCAGCGTTGGGTCGTGAAGATCGGCAGCGCTTTGCTGACGGCGGACGGCAAAGGCCTGGATCGCGCAGCAATGGGTGTCTGGGTCGAGCAGATGGTTGCCCTGCATGAGGCGGGCGTTGAACTGGTGCTGGTGTCCTCCGGGGCAGTGGCGGCGGGCATGAGCCGTCTGGGCTGGACCTCGCGACCCAGTGCGATGCACGAGTTGCAGGCGGCTGCCGCCATCGGTCAGATGGGGTTGGTGCAGGCCTGGGAGTCGAGCTTCGCCGAACATGGTCGGCATACCGCACAGATTCTCCTGACTCACGACGATTTGTCCGACCGCAAGCGCTACCTGAATGCTCGTAGCACCCTGCGTGCGCTGGTCGAGTTGAAGGTGATCCCGGTGATCAACGAAAACGACACCGTGGTCACTGACGAAATCCGTTTCGGCGACAACGACACGTTGGCGGCGCTGGTGGCGAATCTGGTCGAAGCCGATTTGCTGGTGATCCTCACCGATCGCGATGGCATGTTCGATGCTGATCCACGCAACAATCCCGACGCCAAGCTGATTTATGAGGCGCGGGCCGACGATCCGGCGCTCGATGCGGTAGCCGGTGGTACTGGTGGTGCGCTGGGGCGTGGCGGCATGCAGACCAAGCTGCGCGCTGCGCGTCTGGCGGCGCGCTCTGGTGCGCACACCATCATCGTTGGTGGGCGTATTGAGCGAGTGCTGGATCGCCTCAAGGCTGGCGAGCGCATCGGCACTTTGCTGTCGCCTGAGCGCGGCATGCTGGCGGCCCGCAAACAGTGGCTGGCCGGGCATCTGCAGACTCGCGGCACGCTGGTGCTGGACGCGGGGGCGGTGACCGCGCTGTCTCAGGGCAACAAAAGTTTACTGCCGGTAGGTGTAAAGCTGGTCCAGGGCAGCTTCCGTCGCGGCGAAATGGTGGTCTGTGTGGCGCCGGACGGTCGTGAAATCGCTCGTGGCCTGGCTAACTACAGTGCTCTGGAAGCACAAAAAATCATCGGTCAGTCGTCTGAGGCGATTATCGGTCTGTTGGGTTACATGGCGGAGCCGGAGCTGGTTCACCGGGATAACCTGATTCTGGTCTGA
- a CDS encoding TIGR00645 family protein has product MERFIENTMYASRWLLAPIYFGLSLGLLALALKFFQEVIHVIPNVFSMAESDLILVLLSLIDMALVGGLLVMVMISGYENFVSELDIDDSKEKLNWLGTMDSSSLKMKVAASIVAISSIHLLRIFMDAKNVDPEHLQWYVIIHMTFVVSAFAMGYLDKLTKH; this is encoded by the coding sequence ATGGAACGCTTTATCGAAAATACAATGTACGCCTCCCGCTGGTTGCTGGCGCCGATCTATTTCGGTTTGTCGCTGGGCTTGCTGGCGTTGGCACTGAAATTCTTCCAGGAAGTCATCCACGTCATCCCTAACGTGTTCTCGATGGCCGAGTCGGATCTGATTCTGGTGTTGTTGTCGCTGATCGACATGGCGCTGGTAGGCGGCTTGCTGGTGATGGTGATGATCTCCGGTTACGAGAACTTCGTTTCCGAACTGGATATCGACGACAGCAAGGAGAAGCTCAACTGGTTGGGCACCATGGATTCGTCTTCGTTGAAGATGAAGGTCGCGGCTTCCATCGTGGCAATTTCGTCGATCCACTTGCTGCGGATTTTCATGGACGCCAAGAACGTCGATCCGGAGCATTTGCAGTGGTACGTGATCATCCACATGACCTTCGTGGTGTCGGCGTTTGCCATGGGTTATCTGGACAAGCTGACCAAGCACTGA
- the rpsT gene encoding 30S ribosomal protein S20, protein MANTPSAKKRAKQAEKRRSHNASLRSMVRTYIKNVVKAIDAKDAAKAQAAYVLAVPVIDRMADKGIIHKNKAARHKSRLNGHVKALNVAAAA, encoded by the coding sequence GTGGCCAACACACCTTCCGCCAAAAAACGTGCAAAACAGGCTGAGAAGCGTCGCAGCCACAACGCCAGCCTGCGTTCCATGGTTCGTACCTACATCAAGAATGTAGTTAAAGCCATCGACGCAAAAGACGCTGCTAAAGCTCAAGCTGCTTACGTTCTGGCCGTGCCAGTTATCGACCGTATGGCCGATAAAGGCATCATCCACAAGAACAAAGCTGCTCGCCATAAGAGCCGTCTGAATGGCCACGTCAAGGCCCTGAACGTTGCCGCTGCTGCCTAA
- a CDS encoding DUF6482 family protein — MNLQELNAFAIAGKIDELNLISMEGVFYVLEARMHGAAHPVLDAHGETLQLRSVEHAREVLHDCPKPFNVVCTSAHDEMCGTSAEESPKLPSTFRSA; from the coding sequence ATGAACCTGCAAGAGTTGAATGCGTTTGCCATCGCCGGAAAGATCGATGAGTTGAACCTGATCTCGATGGAAGGCGTGTTCTACGTGCTGGAGGCTCGGATGCATGGTGCGGCGCATCCAGTGCTCGATGCTCATGGCGAGACATTGCAGCTGCGGTCGGTCGAGCATGCGCGTGAAGTGCTTCACGACTGTCCCAAGCCATTCAACGTTGTATGTACCTCGGCCCATGATGAAATGTGCGGTACCAGCGCCGAGGAAAGTCCGAAATTACCGAGCACCTTCCGTTCTGCGTAA